In the Acropora muricata isolate sample 2 chromosome 10, ASM3666990v1, whole genome shotgun sequence genome, one interval contains:
- the LOC136930994 gene encoding transcription initiation factor IIA subunit 1-like: MAGSNVVAKLYRGVMEDVIKNVRESFLNEGVDEQVLQELKQIWESKLVQTRAIDMMPTEGQRPVQATFVYPHIPPQPQIVQRTEAHKAVNIAPAVRVPEAVTPQQAASGQTAIMYPSAHAHAIGQMTPAASAATMAIPGSMTQIQQAATSHAYPTVRTIQTTQVGNIPQQILNTAQLHGGTPHQVIRTMPRPPTTAGNTQASGVHVIQVDGANDSDSDEEDDEDDDDEDDEGKDKSKDELEEDPYEDEDPLNSNDDVSDDDPGDLFDTDNVVVCQFDKIARSRNKWKFHLKDGIMNLRGKDYVFQKATGEAEW, from the exons ATGGCAGGATCAAATGTAGTG GCAAAACTTTATCGCGGAGTAATGGAGGATGTGATAAAGAACGTAAGAGAAAGTTTCTTAAATGAAGGCGTTGATGAACAAGTTCTCCAAGAACTGAAGCAG ATCTGGGAAAGTAAACTTGTTCAAACACGAGCCATTGATATGATGCCAACAGAAGGACAACGACCCGTGCAGGCGACTTTTGTGTACCCACACATCCCACCACAACCACAAATTGTACAGAGGACAGAAGCACATAAAG CTGTCAACATTGCTCCGGCTGTCAGAGTTCCAGAAGCTGTAACACCACAACAAGCAGCCAGTGGACAGACAGCAATAATGTATCCATCAGCTCATGCTCATGCAATAGGGCAGATG ACTCCAGCAGCATCTGCAGCAACAATGGCCATCCCTGGAAGCATGACGCAGATTCAGCAAGCAGCCACTTCTCATG cttATCCCACAGTGCGCACAATACAAACAACGCAGGTTGGAAACATTCCACAACAAATTCTTAACACGGCCCAGCTTCATGGTGGAACTCCTCACCAGGTCATTCGAACAATGCCTCGTCCACCAACCACAGCAGGGAATACACAG GCCTCAGGTGTGCATGTTATTCAAGTCGATGGAGCTAATGATAGCGACAGTGACGAAGAGGATGATGAGGATGACGATGATGAAGATGACGAGGGAAAAGATAAATCAAAGGACGAACTAGAAGAAGATCCATATGAA GATGAAGACCCTCTGAACTCAAATGACGATGTGTCTGATGATGACCCCGGAGATCTTTTTGATACAGATAATGTTGTCGTTTGTCAGTTTGACAAG ATTGCTCGCAGCAGAAACAAGTGGAAATTTCATCTAAAAGATGGAATAATGAATCTCAGAGGGAAAGATTATGTGTTCCAGAAGGCAACTGGTGAAGCGGAATGGTAG
- the LOC136931111 gene encoding bone morphogenetic protein 6-like, with protein MTFSQRALLLFCVITSVFAPQDIRVEASTDGDAEFASPTKKTTNMGASDFMLGLYLKLAKPSGEVVNPGAIKGNRVHGFIDNGGSSDRVFKFNVSIPRQQHVRFTELGLHKLPPKELRSQRSLNSTVTILVNDLWNNSLLATQKVTLGTTGWISIVLPKRTIRRWNRHAGRNAGISVRVAPQNMSSAIRFSTRQTNETFQPILVVHCRDPGSIFPKEATLNPNLRPQRRSARSTHSGSSGKCGMRNLTIYFKDLGWDKWFIAPKMYSSNYCGGTCLDRHNTQIMSNHALVQLLVHEKDSSSAHAPCCVPNSMSALSMLYFGDSGQSTYVLKTVDGFIVRSCACR; from the exons ATGACTTTTTCTCAACGCGCACTTCTCCTGTTCTGTGTCATCACTTCCGTCTTTGCCCCTCAAGATATTCGAGTAGAAGCTTCTACAGACGGCGATGCTGAATTCGCTTCCCCAActaagaaaacaacaaatatggGGGCATCGGACTTCATGCTAGGGCTTTATCTTAAGCTTGCAAAACCAAGTGGCGAAGTTGTCAACCCGGGAGCTATCAAAGGAAATCGCGTGCATGGATTTATCGACAACG GTGGCTCCAGCGATCGTGTTTTCAAATTCAACGTCTCCATTCCTAGGCAGCAACACGTGAGGTTTACTGAGTTGGGACTTCACAAGCTTCCTCCCAAAGAGTTACGCTCGCAAAGATCTCTCAACTCCACGGTAACGATTCTTGTCAATGACCTTTGGAATAACAGCCTCTTAGCCACCCAAAAGGTTACGTTAGGAACAACAGGGTGGATAAGCATTGTTTTGCCGAAGCGTACAATCCGTCGCTGGAACCGTCATGCAGGCAGAAACGCTGGTATTTCTGTTCGTGTCGCTCCACAAAACATGTCCAGCGCCATCCGGTTCTCAACGCGACAAACAAACGAAACTTTTCAGCCAATTTTAGTCGTTCACTGCAGGGATCCAGGGTCCATTTTCCCCAAAGAAGCTACTCTGAACCCGAACTTGCGGCCACAGCGGAGAAGCGCAAGGTCAACTCACTCTGGCTCTTCTGGGAAATGCGGAATGCGCAATTTGACAATCTACTTCAAAGACCTTGGTTGGGATAAATGGTTCATCGCACCCAAGATGTACTCCTCAAATTACTGTGGGGGTACGTGTCTGGATCGTCACAACACCCAAATAATGAGCAACCACGCCTTGGTTCAGCTTCTTGTGCATGAGAAGGATTCCAGTAGTGCCCATGCCCCCTGTTGTGTACCAAACAGCATGTCCGCCCTGTCAATGTTGTACTTTGGCGATTCAGGGCAAAGCACGTATGTTCTGAAGACAGTGGATGGCTTTATAGTGCGATCTTGTGCTTGTCGTTAA